In Dendropsophus ebraccatus isolate aDenEbr1 chromosome 13, aDenEbr1.pat, whole genome shotgun sequence, the sequence gttcgaatcgactcgaaccggaacccggttcgctcatctctagtcctctcACATTGCTCCCCACATGCCCAGCTCAGGGACAGTATTTCACATATAAAATTTTATCTAcctattgattgattgattgatttatgtatttatttggttTGCCGTTATATTTACTATGACTATGTAACCAGTTTCCACAACTAGAACTCAGTAACCTCCACAGCTTTCTCCTGGGCTTGTAACTTCCCGAATACCAAAAATAACTTCCCGTCTTGTTGTGTATCCATCTGGAGCCTCAAGCTCTAGAGAACAAAAAGATTCTGAACTTCAGAATGATTCCAAAGGAGGGACAAACCTCATCCCATCCATTACACCCAGGAAACTGGAAAAACGACTATGTGCAGTATTGCACATGCAGCTAGAATGTTCCTTCACCTTGAGAATCTGGAGTGACAACATTTGCACATTAAGCCGAGGACCTTCATCTTTATTTCACATTATAGTGTTATTCCAATCCTTGGATATGCATCTATGTGAAGAACAGCAGTGCCCCAACCATCCGGTGAGACCGCCATGAAGTAAAGGCGGAGAATAAACATAGAGATGTCCACTGTCCACACACATGTGCCTGACCCTctctttttttacagtttgatcgccatgatgggccggccggtactggacgacctatcacggcgatcgtgggggtggcatcggcgccatctttgatgGGGACAcaaatggcgattggtgctatctcggacagcaccaatcgccattgctttccgggtcaccgggtcaccgatgacccagaaagctgttttcagctgctatatgctgatctgtattgatcagcctatagcagcgatcgtcggcacgggagggaataatcacccagcagagcagagatggcctgctgtacattatagcaggccaccTTCCCcgaccactgtgtgtgaacacacagcgatcggggaaacatcgggcgtaagtatacgcccgtttgcattaaagcccaccctgAGGGGGCGTATACTttcgcccgatgtcgttaaggggttaaaggagtactccagcaaaacaaatatatatttattttcaaatcagctggtgtccgaaagttattgtaaaattgcaaacttgtaaataacttctattaaaaaaatcttaatccTTAAAGtggtttttagctgctgtatgtcctgtaggaagtggcatATTAATTCCAGTCTGAaaaagtactctctgctgccacctctgtccatgtcaggaactgtccaaagaaaagaggttttctatggtgatttgctgctgctctggacagttcctgacttggacataggtggcagcagataggagtttgaagtaataaacaaatctgtacatctgacaccagttgatttaaaaaaaaaaaaattctgccagagtacccctttaataaacaaagATTCAAATTTGAGAATCCAGAGGCAGCGCCACTCTTGCGCATCCCTGGTCCCAGATGGAAGACAGGTTTATGGTCAGCCCCGGCACTCAGTGGAGTTTTGGAAAGATTTGTAGACTTTGAATAAAAGACCCACATTGTTATAATTCCTTTTAGTTTCCTTTAATTTATTCAGACACTtagaaaattttacaaaaaattacaATATTTACAAAAAGATATAAATTGGACAAAGAAtataacaaaaatataaatggcataaatataaaaaaaaaaaaaattaatttcacATAACAATATTGCTGGATGTACAATCCCGCTAATGATGAATCAGATACATTTCACTGAATTTCAAGGACTCTCTGATTTTCCACGTCGGCCATGACACAGATGAGGCAAAGTTTTTATAATGTGAAGGACTGCGCCAAACACCATTCAGGTTTGCTGATCCGCAGGCGTTATACCACCAGCCCGAATGGAATATAACACCGCAGCTGCGGAACCTCATGTCCCCAATTTTACATTTCCGATTACAGTTGTCGGTGGGATGATCGCTAGTGCTAAAGTAACTGCCATGCTGGTTGGCTGCTCCTCTTCCAAAGAAGGCATCTCCTATAATAAAAGAGATATCATATAATATTCATCTTTCCTTTTTAATTTTTCTTGATGATAATTTTTTGTTAGATTTTTTCATGCACATATTCTCCATCCTCTCACCTGCTGTACCGGAATATTTCCCTGCCGATAACTTATAGTGGCGGTTTGCTTTTCCGACACTAAAGGGATTGTATTCAGCATAGGATTCATTGCCGCTAAAGTCCCCGAGGCTGATGTGCAGTTTGGCAGATCTGTCTGGCTGGTGTGTCAGGAGATACATGTATTCCAGTCCAAGCCAATGTTCACCTTGAATAAGAAAATGAGTCAGTTATATAGACGAAACAAACTGGAGAGAGAAGGGATGCAATAATAAGCAGTGAGCGGGTGCATCAAGGTGGTGCCATCCCTCTCCTAAAAACAGAGGCCATATTATATGAATTCCGTATGTGTTATAAGAACAAAAAGAACCAAGACCTTCAGCATTCGCCCACATAGCTCCACCCCAGGGAACATGGAGGGAACTGCGGCTATTTCCCATTA encodes:
- the LOC138770432 gene encoding fibrinogen-like protein 1, which produces MAVIINIQFDSSSLRLQMETQPDGKLFLVFGKLQAQEKSLEDQSDVVQGYDCSDIWEANNASTSGTYRIQPMGTDVSFLVYCKMSELGGWTVIQRHDGSDKLDFDKTWDNYKKGFGKLEGEHWLGLEYMYLLTHQPDRSAKLHISLGDFSGNESYAEYNPFSVGKANRHYKLSAGKYSGTAGDAFFGRGAANQHGSYFSTSDHPTDNCNRKCKIGDMRFRSCGVIFHSGWWYNACGSANLNGVWRSPSHYKNFASSVSWPTWKIRESLKFSEMYLIHH